The Zingiber officinale cultivar Zhangliang chromosome 2A, Zo_v1.1, whole genome shotgun sequence genomic sequence CTGCCCAAATTAGATTGGTTAGCATGATTTTGATTATTATCAGATTAATTCTGTGGTATTTGTTAAATCTACTATTATTAgcaaaaaggcgattcgctcgccccagcACCTCGCCAATCCGTCCTTAAGCCAATACGGAAAaaataaatcacggatgactactaaccattagtgcaaatgaccaaAACATGAGGGAGATTATGCTCTGTCACATCAAGTTTCGACCCCAAGTGCAAATGGCTACGTGCAGTTGGCCAGCGCGTAGGTCTCAAAGCTTCTGAGAAATTCATTTGGTTTATGATAGAAGAATAAGAGTGATACAACATGAACATCAAATAAATTCTACCTTCTATTATTATtagaatcaaataaaaatttctaaagaaGTTAAAAATGATACAGAATTGAAATACTTGAACATATgaaaaagaaaatcaagaatATTTAGAATCAAATGCACATGTTGAGAAGTTTTATCATGTATGGCAAACCAATCAAGGCACAAAATCATAATCTCAATAGAAGTGATTCCTAAAATCCTCAAAGCAAGCAAAATGAACACAACAAGACAACGCCATCATTGAACATATTCCAGGTTCAATTAGGAAAATTGCCACTTATTCTGCCCACTGCATGAAACAGTATGTTACAACACGGGCATCACAAAACTTGGAGAAACCAGAAACTCATACGGTTGAAGAGACAAGCGAGGGTGATCTAGCATCACCTAGTAAGGCTCCACCGGTGCCCTAAACTTTAAACCGGCGTAAATTGCTGCATCGCCAAGCTCCTCTTCGATCCTAAGAAGCTGCGGGCAGCAAGATCAGGAACGCGTCAAATTATTTCATGTCAGGTGCTATATATCATATGAGTAAATACTATTCGCAGTTAGAAGATCTGGTTTAACATTTCAGAAGTATACTAACAATTGACATGCTGGATGCCTTGTGTTGAATGTGTAAACTGACACTGGATTAACGAGGACAGGAAGAAAGATAACCGAAATTAGATGGGATATCAAAAATCACTTGCCTGGTTGTACTTGGCAAGGCGTTCTGATCGGCATGGAGCTCCTGTTTTGATTTGACCCTGGAGAGTAACAGATATAACTTAAACTTCATACAACAACAATTAAGCTTTTtctcactaggtggggtcggcatAACTTAAACTTCGTATGGAAGCATTTATACAGGGAAACAAATTAAAGAAAAGAAGCAACTGTAAGCATGGTTTGtgttacaataaaaaaaaaggacTTACAGTTGCTAAACCCACAGAGAGATCAGCTATGAAGGTGTCCTCAGTTTCACCACTAAAATCAGaagaaaagaattttttatttaaaaaaaaggtTTGATCAAGAAGAGAGGAAATGCAATAGTGGGAGTTACAAGACATACCTTCGATGGCTTGCCATTACACCCCATCCAGCACGCTTAGACATTTTAACAGCTTCGATACTCTCTGTGACTGATCCAATTTGATTAACCTGTGGAATATCAAAGACTGGACTAGTAAATAAAGTCAAGATTAATAAATCACAGTGTTAACAAATACAGGATAAACTTATGTTACCTTCAACAGAAGGGCATTGCACGCCTTCTCACTTATGGCCTTCGCAACCCTCTGAAACAGTTAATAAAATGGTAAGGATTTTACTCTTCGTGGTAGAACTCCAATTTGCGAGATTAACCAACAGACAGTTACCGTGGGGTTGGTGACAAGAAGATCATCCCCAACAATCTGGACCTGCTGTCCAATCTCTTCAGTCATCTTGCTATAATGGGTCCAATCATCCTGATCAAATGGATCTTCTATAGACACAATGGGATACTCAGATGCAAAAGACTTGTAGACATCTTTCAAACTGTCACCTGAGATTTTTTGGGAGCCATCATTGTTCTATAGAGAAGAAAACGAGCTTTATGAAGTTACTTTTGTGTGGAAAAGATTAACAATAAAGAACTGAAACAAAACAAGATAGTAATAGAGTTATCCGCATTTATATCAATTCCCAACTATTAGATATCTCAGAACAAAAACTAGAATTTACCTCCACTTTGAAGTTAAGATCGTAAGTCTTATCTTTGTCATTATAAAACTCGGAAGCTGCAACATCCATCCCAATAACAACCTAACAGGCCccagaaaagaaaacttttagaCCCTTAAACTCTGTGCTATTTTGGCCAAGATTCAAGCAACATGGAAATAAAGAAATTTAGGTTACCTTTCCAGTGTATCCAGCTTTCTCTATAGCTGTCTTCAAAAGTTCAAGTCCCTCTTTGTTTTCctataaaattcaaaagaaagcaGTATTATTACTTGTAGGGAAAAATATGGGAAGCAGGTCACTTTATCATACTTTCAGCAAAGAAGCACGTGATGTAGGCCTTTTTCTCAGATATATTGACACAACATCAGGATCCATTGCTTGTTGTTGGTGGTGTTATAGAATCTACAGATTTTCAATACCAACTAAATATACTGTCCAGTTCAGGCCTAATGATAGTTCATGTAAGCAACTAAATGGAAATGCATAGTGGTTGGAAATATTCCTACCAAAAGCAAGAAGAGCAACAATGGCATAAAGACAATGCCTTATTGACAAAACAAATGTCTATGGATAGCACCTACAAAGCCAATGCATAGTTGTAGGGAATTTTCCTACCAAATGCAAGAATTACAACAATTCTATAAGACAATAATCTATAGATAACAGGGCCTTATTAACAAACAAAATATCTATGCATGGCCTCTACAAATCCCTCTATGAAGGGTTCATCTATGACCATTGATTTCTCATTGTGGATCTCATCCTGCATATAAGAAATAATATGATTTGCCAATAAAAGTAGTACTACATGTGTATGGATGAGAGGAATGAAGGGTCATAGATGGACACCCTTCAAGAGGGCTCCATGGAGGGACCTTCTACAGAATTTAGATCACTAAAGATCCATGAATCTTTTGGTAGTAAGTTTTTATAAAATCCTGCAAGTAAATTTTCAGTCTCCACATAAAAACTAAACCACCTGAATGTTGGGAGCAAAACCACCTTCATCACCAACATTAGTAGCATCCTGCCCATACTTCTTCTTGATTACAGCCTGCAGTATAGTAACACACAATAGGTACATTGTGCAAGAAAGGaatattaaaaatagaaaactCAAAAATATATACCTTCAAATTGTGATAAACTTCCACACCCATTTTCATGGCATCTTTAAATGAGGATGCTCCCACAGGAAGAATCATAAATTCCTGATTAAAAGTCAAAATGGGCAATGTAAGAAGTGGATTGTTATCTATTCAAATAAAGATTCAAATGAAGCCTTACCTGCATAGCAAGCTTGTTTCCAGCATGTGATCCACCATTGATAACATTAAATGCAGGTACAGGCAAGACCAAAGTTTTATTTCCAGCAAGATTAGCAATGTGCTGAATAAAAGATTGGAATAGCAAACCTTCAGAAACATGGATCAGTTTGCtatgaaggaaaaaaaacaatgGAAAATCATAAACCTGATAAAGAGGTATCTTCTTCACACTAGCTCCTGCTTTGCACACAGCAAGAGAAACAGCCAGTATAGCATTTGCTCCCAGCTGTAGGTATGAGAGTATAGAGTATGATCAGTGATGATTTGAAGCCTACTACCATTGTTTGATATGCCATAGTTAAATCTGCagtaatatggaaattaataataaattatacCTTCTGCTTGCACCAGCCCCACTCATTGGAGGTTCCATCAAGCTTTTGGACCATAAAGTTATCAATTTCAACCTGCTCAGTTGGATCCTGGAAAAGAAATAGCAGTTGTATGTTTTCTCAACTGTTGGTCCCAGAAGCATCTCATTCACTACTCATCTCAAGATAACTTTAGTTATGCTTCATGACAAGAAAAATAACATTGTTTAGCACTCACCTTCCCGATCAGAGCAGGTCCAATGATAGCATTTACATTTGCAACAGCCTAGAGCAGAACAGCCAAAATATACAATCAGTTCATTTTCATCAAAATATATAAACAACCAAAATGTCAAGCGGATTCTTGTTCTATTGATTACATATATCTAGTCTACATATATACAATATGAGAAAAGCATATCTGGACAATGTTCTAACTCTATAATTGAAAAGAAAGGTACTCGACCTTGAGAACACCCTTGCCAAGATAATCTGATCCTCCATCTCTTAGCTCTAGAGCTTCATATACACCTAAACCACCAGTAAAGGATATACGACTTAGTAAACAATAAAGCAATGAACTCTGATCacacatttaaaaaataaatgagtTGCATTTTGAATTGCATGTAAGCAGACATAATCCAAACTGGAATACCAAAAAAGGATGCTATCAATTACAATCAATCTATGGTTGGACATCCTTGCATCTAGCTTTATCTAAGGTGAGCTTTTACAGCCATTTTCTCATAAATTGTACTCTCGTATGACAAAGTCTATTTTACAAACAAGGGATCTACACAAGGTTTTGGTCACGTGTTTCTTCCCATGAGACATCAAAACAATTGCTGGATCATTTAACTTATTTATGGGTATGGAAAATCTAAAGAAATTGTCTGCACTTGCACAAAAAAATTTACAACCAAGTCAATTCTGACTCTGATCCTCGTAACTTATTCACACTGCCTTTATTCCACTTATAACTGTGGAGAAGGAATTTGCACCAACGGATAAATCAATGAGTGCTGACGATTACAAAGTATGTTACAGAATTTTTAGTTTTCCCCAAAACATCCTGAATAGCCTGGTTCAAGCAAGCAATGTAGAATGACTAGGCTAAATTTCGAAGCATAAGCTGAATTTCTAACTGAACGCCCACCAAGACAATTCAATACAGCAGGTCACTTACTTTAATGGTAGAAGTACTTAATTCTTCCACGTTTTGAAGTCCTCAATTTCAAGTCAACATTCCTTTCCTAACTATTTTATGATGGAAATCCATttcttttattaaaataaaaactaactttaGGGCAGTTCGTTTCAACGGGAGAACTAGCAACTATGTCAGATCGCTGATGTCTAACGCTGCTAAAAATAGGAAACTAAATCAGTGTAATGACAGCAATAAACAGTAGCTTCCTTAGATCTCGGATCAAAGATAGCGCTTGTTACAATAATATACGAAAATCAGTAAACACCTTGCCTCGAAGCAATTGAAACTTTACAACATAGCATCGATCGTACACAGGGTAAGCAACTCACGGtcaaattttgaaagatcgaGAATGAGATGTGATACACCGTACCTGTTGAGGCACCGCTAGGGACGGCAGCTCTAGCGAAAGTTCCATCTGACAGGCAAACATCCGCCTGATGCAAACAAAAAAGCACCAAGGCACTCAATAAATCCCCAAGAACACCAAAATATCCAAAACGAAGCAAAACAAAACGATCGGAGAATCTAGGGCGACCTAAAGTGATATTGGCAGATCAACAAAACATGATACAAGTTCTTGTGCAAGGATCACCTCAACTGTGGGATTGCCTCGGCTGTCGAAGATCTGACGAGCCTTGACGCTTGCGATCTTCACCATCTCTTTCGCCAATCTCACTTTCTCTCACAGGATTCCTGCAATTGTTGGAGCGACCACAAATATCTGGAAGCACATTGGGTGAGATTCATTTTAAAGGGCGGAGAAAGCAGTGGCTCGCCAAAAACAAATCGCGCCGTTGAATTCGATGCGTGGGTTCAAGAAGAAGCGTTTCACGGTTTTCTTGTTGCCAGTTGCCACTCCTCCGTTCGACGGTTCGGTCGCTTTTTTTAAACCTCGCCTACATTTTATAATTCACCCACTTTCTTACCTCTCTTTTGGTTGGGAAATGTAGATAGGACCCACAACAATGCCGATTCCACTTAGCGgcaaaggaaaaaaattaaaaaactagtGGGCCCACTTGTCCACACATTTGACTTTTGAAAAAGCGAATTAGGTTGTGATTtgaatactatatatatatattttataaatataacttAAATCTATTATTCTAGAagatctatttttaaatttttaaaaattaatctatatcaaaatttatccaaaaaaaaaacatatatatatttcttaaaCCGCTtgctttaatatatttaaaaaagaaTAGAATTTAATACGGTAATCAATTTAACCTTGAAAACTCTATTTAAGTAGGATTTTTTTTCTATATAATTGATAGTGTTATTTGGCCTCTCGTTAATTTAATATGTGAAATGTAAATGACAAGGCAGCTTCCATCATCTCGCAGGCCTAAGGGGCAGCATGCAAAATTAAGGTCTCACTATGTAAATCAGGCCTGCACAACACGTCAACGCTTACTACTAGACTATTGTTGACAGTAATTATTTccgtttgtttaaaaaaaaaataatacaaaattaGTGATCCTGCACAAAAATTAATTCATATTGTTTAGCAGATTGTTGACACATCTGATTGGTTTAAACTTAGTTTAAGCTTGGTTCGCTTAGATGTTATCAATctctcaattcaaatttatttgattgtttaaaatttttaattgtttgatcTGCTGGATGCTAAAATACAAATCGGCCATCTCTTTAAGCTTTGGTGCGTGCAGTACTTGAAGATGAAGCTCTCGTCCAGCTTTGGCAACCTACAGCAGGAAGGTTAATTAGAACTATTGTTTCCCTTTGTTTAGTGCACGATCTCAATCTTGCGATGATAATTTCTAAATGGTGTTCATGTGCCTGATCGGCACGCTTGTGCTGGGCCGTCTATAGTATACGTCGATGAATGCGTGCATGCTACTTGGAATGGTGGAAATCCAGGGTTTAGCCGAGCTCATAGCACAAGCAACAGCGTTGCACCATGGATGAACCAAAGCTTAACGGTGTGCAAGGTTTACCACAACTGCAATCAGTATAATGCATTTATTTTTCTACTAATTATATTCAGCTACAATCCACAACTGCTCCCTTTTAAAAGTAGCTTATTATATTCTCATGAATTAATGGCCTAAAATTTACCATATCATATGACTATATATCTATATTTACCTCCCTCTCTATATATGCGGAGCCGGCACTAGAAGGGCGTTAAGGTAACAAAtcaaccttttttttaaaaaaaatatcattttgaaTAA encodes the following:
- the LOC122042625 gene encoding enolase-like, which translates into the protein MVKIASVKARQIFDSRGNPTVEADVCLSDGTFARAAVPSGASTGVYEALELRDGGSDYLGKGVLKAVANVNAIIGPALIGKDPTEQVEIDNFMVQKLDGTSNEWGWCKQKLGANAILAVSLAVCKAGASVKKIPLYQHIANLAGNKTLVLPVPAFNVINGGSHAGNKLAMQEFMILPVGASSFKDAMKMGVEVYHNLKAVIKKKYGQDATNVGDEGGFAPNIQENKEGLELLKTAIEKAGYTGKVVIGMDVAASEFYNDKDKTYDLNFKVENNDGSQKISGDSLKDVYKSFASEYPIVSIEDPFDQDDWTHYSKMTEEIGQQVQIVGDDLLVTNPTRVAKAISEKACNALLLKVNQIGSVTESIEAVKMSKRAGWGVMASHRSGETEDTFIADLSVGLATGQIKTGAPCRSERLAKYNQLLRIEEELGDAAIYAGLKFRAPVEPY